One Anopheles marshallii chromosome 3, idAnoMarsDA_429_01, whole genome shotgun sequence genomic region harbors:
- the LOC128711415 gene encoding hydroxymethylglutaryl-CoA lyase, mitochondrial, with protein sequence MLRFTRFLPTIARNRLYTTNISQPVAVRIVEVGPRDGLQNEPTLLPAAVKIDLINQLSETGLRTIEATSFVSAKWVPQMGDNAEVLKGINKLPGISYPVLTPNLKGFQAAIKAGAEEVAVFGAASESFSRKNVNCSVDESIARFQDVMDAAKKANVKVRGYVSTVVGCPYEGKIKPSAVVRVVEKLIEMGCYEISLGDTIGVGTPGSFTDMLREVTKIAPVKMLAVHCHDTYGQALPNILTSLDFGIGVVDASVSGLGGCPYARGASGNAATEDVVYMLHGLGIDTGIDLPKLVNVGKFICEKLQRQSESKVNRAMRKTNPNAC encoded by the exons ATGTTGCGGTTTACCCGATTTCTACCAACAATTGCCCGTAATCGCCTTTACACGACG AATATCTCTCAGCCGGTTGCGGTGCGAATCGTGGAGGTAGGCCCACGAGATGGTTTGCAAAACGAACCTACGCTTCTTCCGGCGGCGGTCAAAATCGACCTGATCAATCAACTGTCCGAAACCGGGCTGCGTACTATCGAAGCGACCAGCTTCGTGAGCGCCAAATGGGTCCCACAGATGGGTGATAACGCGGAGGTGCTGAAGGGTATTAACAAGCTGCCCGGCATCTCCTACCCAGTGCTGACACCGAATCTTAAAGGATTCCAAGCAGCg ATAAAAGCAGGTGCTGAGGAAGTAGCCGTTTTTGGCGCAGCATCAGAAAGCTTCTCTCGGAAAAATGTCAACTGCTCGGTGGACGAAAGCATCGCTCGATTTCAGGACGTAATGGATGCAGCCAAGAAGGCAAACGTGAAAGTGCGCGGATACGTTTCAACGGTTGTCG GTTGTCCATATGAAGGCAAAATTAAGCCCTCGGCAGTAGTCCGCGTTGTGGAAAAGCTGATCGAGATGGGATGCTATGAAATTTCACTTGGCGATACGATTGGTGTTGGTACACCGGGATCCTTCACCGATATGTTGCGCGAAGTGACAAAGATCGCACCGGTTAAGATGCTAGCGGTTCATTGCCATGATACGTACGGGCAAGCGTTACCCAACATACTGACATCACTGGACTTTGGcatcggtgtcgtcgatgcGTCCGTTTCGGGGCTGGGTGGTTGCCCGTACGCTAGAGGTGCTTCGGGAAATGCCGCCACGGAAGATGTGGTGTACATGCTGCACGGTCTTGGCATCGACACGGGCATCGATCTGCCAAAGCTGGTGAACGTTGGAAAGTTCATTTGCGAAAAACTTCAACGCCAGTCCGAATCGAAGGTCAACCGAGCGATGAGGAAAACTAACCCGAACGCATGCTAG
- the LOC128712137 gene encoding uncharacterized protein LOC128712137 encodes MYKQGDKEADKIITYGTPTLNDWKIYLRNLQQNPSIQNMATPDSSSSESSFELEESFKALLDRKRREMQEKRDEARMLPEDSDVVSREVAEAEKASTGNDSTFLEQDSISKTSDISFEEMERICAVLDKVNGFDTSIKMKEDTVKPPASTMQQAITLGDVTQLDDIDEPSGLWENTILPTLSPVKRMHLLRPSTILEESAVSGPAEASKNSSIETYISATQVAESANIHSATSGSDVYRTAQDTFATDSYARSSILDMDSGLTSDLTGADNHTNNDHAEDESLYSKNSTREADSLEQDVQNVIVLDSSESENEDDEQQGTEYKKEEYETLGSTFPLDSMASERDESLADLSLVYNKQEESTHNYPDEVSVLDEMPDRFNDTLEETDFMMKQGLKLLALKKQQQQAQKHCIPTAQQETHQKAKSRTNSGSEDGSRPLLHTPLGKNVKKGTPLGTPHFSYLTPTSGMSSKLNISHGGHSVGAKQTLFSSMGKNSATKNPTIGGAASVGSFKKPVSRLPHLKVMGRKFDHIVSPIGAYIKKTPQSTLQAKINCHHNNLIDVLHSENRDSALSTGSNHGCKENQGINLKGYTSSLPGKGVISSNRAHVLDERNVVRIPGGEKMQKLINNSPTMVIRHEGRIKFAEQTTGDERRLPHNITAMTDDSLADLSVLSNDISVRVLKDAKRYN; translated from the exons ATGTACAAGCAAGGTGATAAGGAAGCAGATAAGATCATTACTTACGGGACGCCGACGTTAAAcgattggaaaatttatttgcgGAATTTGCA GCAAAATCCTTCCATTCAAAACATGGCCACACCCGACTCATCGTCATCCGAGTCGTCTTTTGAGTTGGAGGAAAGTTTCAAAGCACTGCTGGATCGTAAACGACGggaaatgcaagaaaaaagaGACGAGGCACGAATGCTCCCGGAAGACTCCGATGTCGTATCTCGCGAGGTGGCCGAAGCTGAAAAGGCATCGACCGGTAATGATTCAACGTTTCTCGAGCAGGACTCGATTAGCAAAACGTCCGACATTAGCTTTGAGGAGATGGAACGAATATGTGCTGTTTTGGATAAGGTGAATGGGTTTGACACCAGCATTAAAATGAAGGAAGACACCGTAAAACCACCTGCATCAACTATGCAACAAGCGATTACACTCGGTGACGTAACGCAGCTTGATGATATTGACGAACCGTCCGGTTTGTGGGAAAACACAATTCTGCCCACTCTTTCGCCCGTAAAGCGTATGCATTTGCTCAGACCGTCCACAATCCTAGAGGAATCAGCAGTGTCCGGGCCGGCTGAAGCCTCCAAAAATTCATCCATCGAAACGTATATTTCGGCTACACAGGTAGCGGAATCAGCAAACATACATTCCGCTACCAGTGGTAGTGATGTGTACCGGACGGCACAAGATACCTTCGCAACGGATTCTTACGCCCGCAGCAGCATTTTGGATATGGATTCTGGTTTGACGAGCGATCTAACTGGGGCCGATAATCACACCAACAATGATCACGCGGAAGATGAGTCTTTGTACAGCAAGAACTCTACAAGAGAGGCGGACTCGCTGGAGCAAGATGTGCAGAATGTAATAGTCTTGGATagcagtgaaagtgaaaatgaagatgatgagCAGCAGGGTACGGAATATAAAAAGGAAGAGTATGAGACACTTGGAAGCACCTTTCCACTGGATTCAATGGCGAGTGAACGTGATGAAAGCTTGGCAGATCTATCGCTAGTTTACAACAAACAAGAAGAATCCACCCATAACTACCCGGATGAAGTTTCCGTGCTGGATGAAATGCCTGATCGCTTCAACGATACACTAGAAGAGACGGATTTCATGATGAAGCagggattgaaacttttggcactgaagaaacaacagcagcaagcccaaaaacattgcattcCAACAGCGCAACAGGAAACACATCAAAAGGCGAAATCTCGTACAAACTCCGGTTCGGAGGATGGATCTCGTCCACTGTTGCATACTCCTTTGGGTAAAAATGTCAAGAAAGGAACACCTCTCGGAACGCCCCATTTTTCCTATCTGACACCTACTAGTGGCATGAGCTCGAAGTTGAATATTTCCCACGGAGGACACAGCGTCGGAGCCAAACAGACATTGTTTTCCAGCATGGGAAAAAACAGTGCCACCAAGAATCCAACCATCGGAGGGGCTGCTTCGGTAGGTTCCTTCAAAAAACCGGTTAGCCGTTTGCCACATTTGAAAGTAATGGGACGAAAGTTTGACCATATCGTATCGCCTATTGGTGCGTACATcaaaaaaacacctcaaaGTACGTTGCAGGCCAAGATAAACTGTCACCACAATAATCTCATCGATGTGCTGCACAGTGAAAATCGGGACAGTGCCCTCAGCACAGGAAGCAACCATGGTTGCAAGGAAAATCAAGGCATTAACCTAAAAGGATACACCTCCTCCCTTCCTGGGAAAGGCGTGATCAGCTCCAATCGTGCTCATGTGCTGGACGAAAGGAATGTCGTACGAATTCCGGGTGGTGAAAAGATGCAGAAGCTGATCAACAATTCGCCCACGATGGTCATTCGTCACGAGGGGCGTATTAAATTTGCCGAGCAAACGACAGGGGATGAGCGTAGACTACCGCACAACATTACCGCAATGACTGACGATAGTTTGGCCGATTTATCCGTGCTTTCCAACGACATCTCAGTCCGTGTGCTGAAGGATGCGAAACGCTACAATTAA
- the LOC128712457 gene encoding uncharacterized protein LOC128712457, with the protein MYFITFSQKIPKFRRHPLQGLWRNVVIPFYIPQPSYQRSTLAHEAKTENPRRTVDTLNDVKYPVPEELSFLPDADTELCVEAHNSLKTLAPDSIETGSTTQCSSSDMEGSDSDDSDVTLNDFESYTCFENDEISLCRNGTPKKLMLMRRRLPSVKKQKYDYVQSKVKQYVKSKAYSCKT; encoded by the exons ATGTACTTTATAACTTTTTCccaaaaaattccaaaatttAGAAGACATCCACTTCAAGGACTCTGGCGGAATGTTGTAATTCCATTTTACATACCTCAACCAAGCTACCAGCGTAG TACTTTAGCGCATGAAGCAAAGACTGAAAACCCCAGAAGAACAGTAGACACGCTTAATGATGTGAAATATCCCGTTCCAGAGGAGCTCAGTTTCCTACCGGATGCAGATACTGAACTTTGTGTTGAAGCGCACAATTCACTGAAAACTTTAGCTCCGGATTCAATAGAAACAGGATCTACAACACAATGTAGCAGCAGCGATATGGAAGGATCCGACTCCGATGATAGCGATGTTACTCTCAACGACTTTGAATCCTATACTTGCTTCGAAAATGACGAAATCTCACTTTGCCGCAATGGAACACCTAAAAAGCTCATGCTGATGCGGAGACGATTGCCATCGGTTAAAAAACAGAAGTACGATTATGTCCAATCCAAGGTGAAACAATACGTCAAATCAAAAGCTTATTCTTGTAAGACGTAA
- the LOC128715184 gene encoding mucin-2-like, producing the protein MSKMYRTLWAIYLVGCLAGISNGQLMCFHCDDCDTALMEVVQCGPNRPMLPFPDDSTTTTVGPETTTLMPPSIPTVEPETTTLWPPSVPTVEPDTTTVTPPIIPTVEPDTTTITPPTLPTIEPETTTITPPTLPTIEPETTTITPPTLPTVEPETTTITPPTLPTVEPDTTTITPPSLPTVEPDTTTITPPTLPTVEPDTTTITPPTLPTVEPETTTISTTPGTPILTPPTHPTFSPPPPGLITTGSPILTPPTHPTPVPGAPIAFGVTLPIPPNTTQYACLSVRRTDVNNRSITTKGCAQLMASVPQTCSHATNGGHTSCTVCLGSLCNVFN; encoded by the exons ATGAGTAAAATGTATAGGACACTATGGGCAATCTATCTCGTCGGTTGTCTCGCAGGCA TTTCCAACGGGCAGTTGATGTGTTTCCATTGTGATGATTGCGATACAGCGCTAATGGAGGTTGTGCAATGTGGACCAAATCGACCAATGCTACCATTCCCTGATGATTCAACGACAACAACTGTGGGGCCCGAAACTACGACCTTGATGCCACCGTCGATACCTACCGTTGAGCCTGAAACTACTACCCTGTGGCCACCAAGCGTACCTACAGTTGAACCCGACACAACCACTGTCACTCCGCCGATTATTCCTACGGTTGAACCTGATACAACTACGATCACTCCGCCGACTCTGCCTACTATTGAACCGGAGACAACTACGATTACTCCTCCGACTCTGCCTACCATTGAACCTGAAACAACTACGATTACTCCGCCGACTCTTCCTACTGTGGAACCTGAAACTACTACGATCACTCCACCTACTCTTCCTACTGTAGAACCTGATACAACAACCATCACTCCGCCGTCTCTTCCTACTGTAGAACCTGATACAACAACCATCACTCCGCCGACTCTTCCTACTGTAGAACCTGATACAACAACCATCACTCCGCCGACTCTTCCTACTGTCGAACCTGAAACAACCACTATCAGTACTACACCAGGCACGCCTATCTTAACCCCTCCGACGCATCCCACCTTTTCACCTCCACCACCCGGATTAATTACTACAGGTTCACCAATTCTAACACCACCGACACATCCAACACCAGTTCCAGGAGCACCGATTGCGTTTGGAGTCACTTTACCGATTCCACCCAATACTACGCAGTACGCGTGTCTGTCTGTGAGACGAACTGATG TCAACAACCGATCGATCACCACTAAAGGCTGCGCACAACTAAtggcgagtgtgccccagacGTGTTCTCACGCCACGAACGGAGGTCATACCAGCTGTACGGTGTGTTTGGGATCACTGTGCAATGTGTTCAACTAA